In a single window of the Pongo abelii isolate AG06213 chromosome 1, NHGRI_mPonAbe1-v2.0_pri, whole genome shotgun sequence genome:
- the LOC129051109 gene encoding oligosaccharyltransferase complex subunit OSTC-like, which yields METLYCVPFFVHECPNLKLKKPPWLPMPLAMTVYALVVASYFLITRGIIYDVIVEPTTVGSMTDEHGHQRPVAFLAYRVNGQYIMEGLASSFLFTVGGLGFIILD from the coding sequence ATGGAGACTTTGTACTGTGTCCCGTTCTTTGTGCACGAATGTCCTAACTTGAAGCTGAAGAAGCCACCCTGGCTGCCCATGCCGTTGGCCATGACTGTGTATGCTCTGGTGGTGGCGTCTTACTTCCTCATCACCAGAGGAATAATTTATGATGTTATTGTTGAACCTACAACTGTTGGTTCTATGACTGATGAACATGGGCATCAGAGGCCAGTAGCTTTCTTGGCCTACAGAGTAAATGGACAGTATATTATGGAAGGACTTGCATCCAGCTTCCTGTTTACGGTGGGAGGTTTAGGTTTCATAATCCTGGACTGA